The Nitrospira sp. genome contains a region encoding:
- a CDS encoding MotA/TolQ/ExbB proton channel family protein has translation MFQAGPLGIIASLGIVSKVVLLVLVCFSIISWAIIFYKWATFRAADAKDRRFMAVLLRARDVEEVTRHAQQTTGSPCAKVFYTVVQRLGHIPTELNDSGSMAFDRHVMERTAAHLAQGQISKLESYLPFLATTGNICPFVGLLGTVMGIIDSFREIGTQGTASIAAVAPGVSEALIATAAGLFAAIPAVIAYNYFLTRIRRTALHMDSVVVELLALVPAQSRPAAPVPVGAKG, from the coding sequence ATGTTTCAAGCCGGTCCACTGGGAATTATTGCGTCGCTCGGGATTGTCTCCAAGGTGGTTCTGCTGGTTCTGGTCTGCTTTTCCATCATTTCATGGGCGATCATTTTCTATAAATGGGCGACGTTTCGCGCGGCCGACGCAAAGGACCGCCGGTTCATGGCCGTGCTGCTTCGGGCACGAGATGTCGAGGAAGTCACCCGGCACGCGCAACAAACGACCGGAAGCCCCTGTGCGAAAGTTTTTTATACCGTTGTCCAGCGATTAGGCCATATCCCCACCGAGCTGAATGACAGCGGGTCCATGGCTTTTGATCGGCATGTGATGGAGCGGACGGCGGCCCATCTGGCTCAAGGTCAAATTTCCAAGCTGGAGTCGTATCTGCCGTTTCTGGCCACCACCGGGAACATATGCCCATTCGTAGGCCTCCTGGGGACCGTCATGGGGATCATCGACTCCTTTCGGGAAATCGGCACACAAGGCACCGCCAGTATTGCGGCCGTCGCGCCGGGGGTTTCGGAAGCGTTGATCGCGACCGCCGCCGGATTGTTTGCCGCGATTCCCGCCGTCATCGCCTATAATTATTTTCTGACCCGCATCAGACGAACCGCATTGCACATGGATTCCGTCGTGGTGGAACTTCTGGCCTTGGTCCCAGCTCAAAGCAGACCTGCCGCTCCCGTTCCTGTTGGAGCGAAGGGATGA
- the xerD gene encoding site-specific tyrosine recombinase XerD gives MDPLVERYLCQLRVEGGLATNTLEAYRRDLLRLQGYLREHQFSMTDSIPPHTVRSFLAALKQNALAAASVARILSAIRGWYRFLVREKIVEASPVRDVTATRRPVRLPRTLTHQEVTALLELPARDRLEDQRDRAMLELLYASGLRVSELVGLHLSQIDMILGCVRVVGKGAKERVVPVGQTARELLGEYLEQVRPALLKRRLSRALFVSRRGQGLTRQACWKLLLQRARRAGISKPISPHMLRHSFATHLLEGGADLRAVQSMLGHADIETTQIYTHVERSRLKQVHRQFFPRQISRRRADVGKVRKP, from the coding sequence TTGGATCCTCTGGTCGAACGATATCTCTGCCAGCTGAGGGTTGAAGGAGGGTTGGCGACCAATACGCTGGAGGCGTACCGGCGGGACCTCCTCCGATTGCAGGGGTATTTGCGGGAGCATCAGTTCAGTATGACGGATTCCATTCCACCGCATACTGTGCGGTCGTTCCTGGCGGCGCTCAAACAGAACGCGCTTGCGGCGGCATCAGTGGCCCGCATACTCTCGGCGATTCGAGGATGGTATCGTTTTTTGGTTCGTGAAAAAATCGTGGAGGCAAGCCCGGTTCGTGATGTGACAGCGACTCGTCGCCCGGTCCGATTGCCGAGAACGCTCACGCATCAGGAAGTGACGGCGTTGCTGGAGTTGCCTGCGCGGGATCGCCTTGAGGACCAGCGTGACCGTGCCATGCTGGAATTGCTCTATGCATCGGGTCTGCGCGTTTCGGAACTCGTGGGGCTGCATCTCTCCCAGATCGATATGATTCTCGGCTGTGTCAGGGTGGTGGGGAAAGGCGCCAAGGAACGAGTCGTGCCGGTGGGACAGACGGCGCGCGAGCTATTGGGTGAGTACCTCGAGCAGGTACGACCAGCCCTGCTCAAGCGGCGATTGTCCCGTGCCCTCTTCGTCAGCAGGCGTGGGCAGGGACTCACGAGGCAAGCGTGTTGGAAGCTTCTTCTACAGCGCGCGCGGCGCGCGGGTATTTCCAAGCCGATTTCGCCGCATATGTTGCGACATTCATTTGCGACGCATCTTCTGGAAGGCGGGGCCGACCTCCGAGCCGTTCAATCGATGCTGGGACATGCGGATATCGAGACAACCCAAATCTATACGCATGTGGAGCGCAGCCGGCTCAAGCAGGTTCATCGGCAATTTTTCCCGCGCCAGATCAGTCGCCGACGAGCAGACGTTGGGAAGGTGAGGAAACCATAG
- a CDS encoding penicillin-binding protein activator, which produces MLAYSYNPFPVSARPPLMVVIALAAMLGIGLLSAGWSDAADPAKNLSPIPPILNQAKQLIERGDPESAASTLRRFLTTTPPPEQLDDTYLLLGAALYGMKDYGEALRYLTQLQTEFPESELVDRGKLLLARTHVAMGNIDLALPLLAQVRTTTLDETTRHEAQQLTAETFAQKKEYVRAIHTLLEGMAGSSGEQVKETREQIRLFISEKLDKKGLARVRDGYPRSYPGDLASIRLIEYYTGRGEDHLAEREIRQFLASFPGHPYSPKAGETLDLLRTRLKANQYFLAAVLPLSGNLSVFANDVLEGIQLAVERAREQPGTPSVGLLVKDHDADRQGFLDDLSELLNDDRPLAVIGPMLSKNLPVMAEMAQRTRVPLITPAATLPNVRRLGTYLFSTSLTYAMQAQRIAAYAAKERDYRRFCILHPDTVYGRELARLFMQEVRQLDGEIIAIETFKEGETDFGPQIQRLKAEDLKKYGLAIPVDVPRLPGKPISRTEKRVLYTPGFDAIFIPSRSHEIGLIAAQLAYHDIKAPLLGTNGWNSQDFARTADRTVDGATFVDGFFVDSPTPAVQEFVQRYQKRFQTTPSLFTMQGYDAARIVIEGIRHGATSGEALQEFLMTQHNLPTLAGPASFGPDGTLHRPLFLLQVKQGKFVQLD; this is translated from the coding sequence ATGCTCGCCTACTCGTATAACCCTTTCCCCGTTTCAGCCAGGCCGCCGCTGATGGTCGTCATCGCGCTTGCGGCGATGCTCGGTATCGGTCTCCTATCAGCTGGATGGAGTGATGCGGCGGATCCCGCTAAGAATCTTTCTCCTATTCCGCCGATCTTGAATCAGGCCAAACAACTGATTGAAAGAGGCGATCCCGAGTCCGCCGCCTCCACCTTGCGTCGATTCTTGACCACGACTCCACCGCCTGAACAGCTCGATGACACCTACCTGCTGCTCGGCGCAGCCCTCTACGGCATGAAGGATTACGGCGAGGCGCTCCGCTATCTCACCCAACTCCAGACAGAGTTCCCTGAATCTGAGCTTGTAGATCGAGGCAAGTTGCTGCTGGCCCGGACCCACGTGGCAATGGGCAACATCGACTTGGCCCTGCCATTGCTGGCTCAGGTGCGGACGACGACGCTGGACGAAACCACCAGGCATGAGGCCCAGCAACTGACTGCCGAGACATTCGCTCAAAAGAAAGAGTATGTCCGGGCCATCCACACATTACTGGAGGGAATGGCAGGCAGTTCGGGGGAACAGGTCAAGGAAACGCGGGAGCAGATTCGTCTATTTATCTCCGAGAAGTTGGACAAGAAAGGGTTGGCCCGAGTACGGGACGGATACCCGCGCTCTTATCCGGGTGACCTCGCATCGATCCGTCTCATTGAGTATTACACCGGTCGCGGCGAAGACCATTTAGCGGAACGGGAGATTCGACAATTCCTTGCCTCATTTCCGGGCCATCCCTATAGCCCAAAGGCCGGCGAGACGCTGGACCTCTTGAGGACCAGATTGAAAGCCAATCAGTATTTCCTCGCGGCCGTCCTTCCACTGTCGGGAAACCTGTCCGTGTTTGCGAACGACGTCTTGGAAGGTATTCAGCTCGCAGTGGAGCGGGCTCGCGAGCAGCCCGGCACTCCATCCGTTGGGTTGCTCGTGAAAGATCATGATGCCGACCGGCAGGGATTTTTGGATGATCTCTCAGAGCTGCTGAACGACGATCGTCCCCTCGCCGTCATCGGGCCCATGTTGTCAAAGAATCTGCCGGTCATGGCAGAAATGGCGCAAAGAACGAGAGTGCCTTTGATCACACCGGCGGCAACGCTCCCGAACGTCCGCCGATTGGGCACCTATCTGTTCAGCACGTCGCTGACCTATGCGATGCAAGCCCAGCGGATCGCCGCCTACGCCGCGAAAGAACGGGACTATCGGCGGTTCTGCATTCTCCACCCTGACACAGTCTACGGGCGGGAACTCGCCCGACTCTTCATGCAGGAAGTGCGTCAGCTCGACGGCGAAATCATCGCGATCGAAACTTTCAAGGAAGGGGAAACCGATTTCGGACCTCAAATCCAGCGGCTCAAGGCCGAAGACTTGAAGAAGTATGGGCTGGCCATTCCGGTGGATGTACCGCGTCTACCCGGCAAACCGATCAGCCGAACAGAAAAGCGCGTCCTTTATACTCCGGGATTCGACGCCATCTTCATCCCGAGTCGCTCTCATGAGATCGGCCTCATCGCCGCCCAACTGGCCTATCACGACATTAAAGCTCCTCTGTTGGGCACGAACGGCTGGAACTCGCAGGATTTCGCCCGCACCGCCGATCGAACGGTCGACGGCGCCACATTCGTCGACGGCTTCTTCGTCGACAGTCCGACCCCGGCGGTGCAGGAGTTCGTTCAGCGATATCAGAAGCGTTTCCAAACCACTCCTTCACTCTTCACCATGCAGGGATATGATGCGGCCAGAATCGTGATCGAAGGAATCCGTCACGGTGCGACCTCCGGCGAAGCCCTTCAAGAATTCTTGATGACACAGCACAACCTGCCGACACTTGCCGGCCCCGCCAGTTTCGGACCGGACGGCACCCTGCACCGACCGCTCTTTCTTCTGCAGGTCAAACAGGGTAAGTTCGTGCAATTGGACTGA
- a CDS encoding site-2 protease family protein, whose amino-acid sequence MNSLSHIIHTISYMALPLLFAMVLHEYAHGWMAVKCGDSTAKNEGRLTINPLAHIDPFGTVILPLICLVLPGSFLLGWAKPVPIDPRNMHQPRRDMALVAAAGPGMNLLLAVASALLLALLLTVEPTLSLRNASETAASSGLLATMILRPIAVMALYSVLINVFLALFNLLPIPPLDGGRILTALLPPKPAMALARLEPYGMLILVGLIVFDKELHVIHTITGTFASGVSGTILSTALGLRPGGAE is encoded by the coding sequence ATGAACTCCCTTTCACACATCATCCACACGATCTCGTATATGGCGCTCCCTCTGCTGTTCGCAATGGTGCTCCATGAATACGCACACGGATGGATGGCAGTGAAATGCGGTGATTCGACCGCGAAAAATGAGGGTCGACTCACCATCAACCCCCTGGCTCACATCGATCCCTTCGGGACCGTCATTCTGCCCTTGATCTGTTTGGTGTTACCCGGAAGCTTTCTGCTGGGCTGGGCAAAGCCGGTTCCGATCGACCCTCGAAATATGCATCAGCCTCGGCGGGATATGGCGCTTGTCGCCGCGGCAGGCCCGGGGATGAATCTGTTGCTGGCAGTCGCGAGTGCGTTGCTGCTGGCCTTGCTCCTGACCGTCGAGCCAACCTTATCTCTCAGAAATGCCTCTGAGACTGCTGCGTCATCGGGCCTCCTCGCCACCATGATCTTGCGTCCGATTGCCGTCATGGCGCTGTATTCCGTGTTGATCAACGTCTTTCTCGCATTGTTCAACCTGCTTCCGATTCCGCCGCTCGACGGTGGCCGGATTTTGACGGCGCTGCTTCCGCCAAAACCGGCCATGGCATTGGCACGATTGGAACCCTATGGGATGCTCATCTTGGTGGGCCTGATCGTATTTGACAAGGAATTGCACGTCATCCATACGATTACCGGCACCTTCGCCTCAGGTGTGTCCGGGACGATCCTGTCGACCGCGCTCGGCCTCCGCCCAGGAGGTGCGGAATGA
- the trpS gene encoding tryptophan--tRNA ligase, with protein MTAPQSRVLSGMQPSGLMHLGNYLGALENWKALQAQYDCYFFVADWHALSTNYADTSRIRTFVREMLIDWLAGGIDPERSTIFIQSRIPEHAILHLLLSMLTPISWLERNPTYKEKQDEIKEKDLTTYGFLGYPVLQAADILLYKPDFVPVGKDQLPHLELTREIARRFNDIYKAPVFPEPKEHLTKFPKVIGTDGRKMSKSYHNTINLSDAEPVVRQKLKTMVTDPARVRRTDPGNPDLCPVYEFHNIYSSQAVKDQVNRECRTAAIGCIDCKKLVADRMVEQLTPIWDARAKLTQHPSRVDEIVEAGSTRASAVAQATLREVNESMKI; from the coding sequence ATGACGGCGCCGCAGAGCCGCGTACTCAGCGGCATGCAGCCCAGCGGCCTCATGCATCTTGGGAATTACCTGGGAGCGTTGGAGAACTGGAAGGCGTTGCAGGCACAATACGACTGTTATTTTTTTGTCGCCGATTGGCACGCCCTGTCGACCAACTATGCGGACACAAGCCGCATTCGCACGTTCGTTCGGGAAATGTTGATCGATTGGCTGGCCGGGGGTATCGACCCGGAACGGTCCACGATCTTTATCCAGTCGCGTATTCCCGAACATGCCATCTTGCACCTCCTGCTCTCGATGTTGACTCCGATCTCATGGCTCGAACGCAATCCGACCTATAAAGAGAAGCAGGACGAGATCAAAGAGAAAGATCTCACCACCTACGGCTTTCTCGGATACCCGGTCCTGCAGGCTGCCGATATTCTCTTGTATAAACCGGATTTTGTGCCGGTGGGGAAAGATCAACTTCCCCATCTCGAATTGACAAGGGAGATCGCTCGGCGATTCAACGACATTTACAAAGCACCGGTGTTTCCAGAACCGAAGGAACATCTGACCAAGTTCCCCAAAGTGATCGGCACCGATGGCCGAAAAATGAGCAAGAGTTACCACAATACGATCAACCTCTCGGACGCGGAACCGGTTGTCCGGCAAAAGCTCAAGACCATGGTGACCGATCCCGCCCGCGTAAGACGCACCGATCCCGGCAATCCCGACCTCTGTCCTGTTTATGAATTCCACAATATTTATTCTTCACAGGCGGTCAAAGACCAGGTGAACCGAGAATGCCGGACCGCCGCGATCGGCTGCATCGACTGCAAGAAACTCGTGGCGGACCGTATGGTGGAACAGTTGACCCCGATTTGGGACGCCCGCGCCAAGCTGACCCAGCATCCGTCCCGCGTTGACGAGATCGTCGAAGCCGGCAGCACGCGGGCTTCCGCGGTCGCCCAGGCGACTTTACGCGAAGTGAACGAGTCTATGAAGATCTAG
- a CDS encoding PEGA domain-containing protein, producing the protein MARRTIEVRIIKSALLVGLVSLTGCGSWWHGDRQSVTIFTTPLDAEVVVDDRVHLLAPGTVSLSRKGDHQAVITKEGYEPKTIALTRTWSWWVLGDIFGCAIIFSPSCISSDKDNGGYYIFADKVYVTLEPKSAAALSSNQ; encoded by the coding sequence ATGGCGCGCAGGACGATTGAAGTCAGAATCATAAAGAGTGCACTGCTTGTGGGACTGGTCTCGCTCACCGGGTGCGGCTCCTGGTGGCACGGCGACCGTCAGTCCGTCACCATTTTCACGACACCGCTGGACGCAGAGGTTGTCGTCGATGACCGCGTCCACTTGCTCGCACCGGGAACCGTGTCACTGAGCCGAAAAGGCGATCATCAGGCCGTCATCACCAAAGAGGGGTACGAGCCGAAGACCATTGCTCTCACGAGAACCTGGTCGTGGTGGGTTCTTGGCGACATCTTCGGCTGCGCCATCATCTTCTCCCCTTCGTGTATTTCATCCGACAAAGACAACGGCGGGTACTACATCTTCGCCGACAAGGTTTACGTCACGTTGGAGCCGAAATCGGCCGCGGCACTGTCGTCTAATCAATGA
- a CDS encoding class I SAM-dependent methyltransferase: MTEWLTFLPRRGVFLDLGCGAGQDARYLTRRGHRVVGLDRTMPLLQFATRQSPFVPLVLADIRALPIRADSIDGIWAAASLIHCPKRHMTGVLAALRHLVKPKGVLAATLTYGSLSGTKRTGWMPGRYVARWRKDEFARMLCRAGWTVLSLRVVDNQERKGRWLNVIAMRARG; this comes from the coding sequence TTGACTGAGTGGTTAACATTCCTTCCTAGACGAGGTGTGTTCCTCGACCTGGGTTGCGGTGCCGGTCAAGACGCCCGGTATCTCACGAGGCGAGGGCACCGAGTCGTCGGTCTGGATCGAACCATGCCCTTGTTGCAGTTTGCGACAAGGCAATCCCCGTTCGTGCCGCTTGTCCTCGCGGACATCAGAGCGCTTCCCATCCGAGCCGACAGCATTGACGGAATTTGGGCGGCAGCCTCATTGATTCACTGCCCAAAGAGACACATGACGGGTGTATTGGCTGCGCTTCGTCATCTCGTGAAACCCAAGGGCGTTCTTGCCGCAACGCTGACATATGGAAGCCTGAGCGGCACTAAACGAACAGGTTGGATGCCGGGCCGGTATGTTGCTCGCTGGAGAAAAGACGAGTTCGCCAGGATGCTCTGTCGAGCGGGATGGACGGTACTCTCGTTACGGGTTGTGGACAATCAAGAACGCAAGGGAAGATGGCTCAATGTGATTGCGATGAGAGCGCGGGGCTGA
- a CDS encoding bifunctional nuclease family protein: MAPFKLLVLVTLLCLVPVHAVALTDEPPNARPDPITITEVKVRVSDHGPVVLLQAEGRTIPIFVDATVALSIQSAMNGDQLPRPMSHDLMRAILEAYGGKVTQTVITLKNGTYFGALTVSLNDQVKVFDSRSSDSIALAIHFNAPILVERDLLESAGKVPEKEKETEL; the protein is encoded by the coding sequence ATGGCTCCATTCAAGCTGCTGGTACTTGTTACACTGCTCTGCCTCGTGCCGGTTCACGCGGTTGCCCTGACGGATGAGCCACCGAACGCTCGTCCTGATCCAATCACGATTACCGAGGTCAAAGTCCGTGTCTCGGATCATGGTCCGGTCGTGTTGCTGCAGGCCGAAGGCCGCACGATTCCCATTTTTGTCGATGCCACGGTGGCTCTCTCCATTCAAAGTGCGATGAACGGGGACCAATTGCCCCGTCCGATGTCGCACGATCTGATGCGCGCGATTCTGGAGGCCTACGGTGGGAAGGTGACGCAGACGGTCATCACGCTGAAAAACGGGACGTACTTTGGAGCATTAACTGTCTCGCTCAACGATCAGGTGAAAGTGTTCGACAGCCGGTCATCCGACTCAATCGCACTGGCGATACATTTCAATGCGCCGATTCTCGTCGAGCGGGATCTGCTGGAATCAGCCGGGAAGGTTCCGGAAAAAGAAAAAGAGACGGAGCTGTGA
- a CDS encoding MBL fold metallo-hydrolase produces the protein MPSLLRKTFSVPPLGCNCSIIGDPITKQAVVIDPGGAPERILHEVQKLGFTVRHILHTHAHLDHFLASSEIKKATGAAICLHQGDLDLWKNLELQCRVFGVSYVPALPPDHWLQDEEQVMLGQNPIVAIHTPGHTPGSMSFHVPNEQLVLAGDTLFRGSIGRTDLWGGNFEAIEESIRERLYTLDEATIVVTGHGPETEIGVEKETNQFVRA, from the coding sequence ATGCCTTCACTGCTTCGGAAAACCTTCTCCGTCCCTCCGCTTGGCTGTAACTGTTCGATCATCGGCGATCCGATCACGAAGCAAGCCGTTGTCATCGATCCCGGTGGGGCGCCGGAGCGAATTCTCCATGAGGTGCAGAAACTGGGTTTCACCGTCAGGCACATCCTCCATACGCACGCCCATCTCGACCACTTTTTAGCGTCCAGCGAAATCAAGAAGGCGACCGGCGCGGCGATTTGCCTGCACCAGGGTGATCTTGATCTGTGGAAAAATCTGGAATTGCAATGTCGCGTGTTCGGGGTTTCGTATGTCCCGGCGCTGCCTCCGGACCACTGGCTTCAGGATGAAGAACAGGTGATGCTGGGGCAGAACCCGATCGTGGCGATTCACACGCCGGGCCATACGCCAGGGTCGATGAGTTTTCATGTGCCGAATGAACAACTCGTGCTGGCCGGCGATACGCTCTTTCGGGGAAGTATCGGCCGGACCGATTTATGGGGCGGCAACTTTGAGGCCATCGAGGAATCGATTCGCGAGCGACTCTATACGCTCGACGAGGCTACAATTGTGGTGACCGGACACGGGCCGGAAACTGAAATCGGCGTCGAAAAGGAGACGAATCAGTTTGTCCGTGCATGA
- a CDS encoding AAA family ATPase gives MALSTSVHDLRTLIRSSHPLVVIETVEEERVLALLQSVTAQERMPLFEWSITRGLTRADEAPTLSKLTATPLAVLQHLHGLTVEAVFWLKDLAPHLQDAAVCRQLREVAAAYSRSRATCVLTGQPISLPLDLEKLAVRLDLKLPDREELRSMLRGLLQSLGPRTLPRARSTTLAQSILSSISEAKAADKGPTTQEADAILRALQGLTLHQARQVIAQCIVERGTLSAEDVQTILKRKVQAIKDGGLLEYYPLEDNRFELGGFTNLKSWLERARVGFSAEAKSLNLTPPRGIMLVGVPGCGKSLAAKAIAREWKLPLLKLDAGRLFDKFVGESEKNFHKAIEMAESLSPIVLWIDEIEKAMVAGGGSGEADAGLSRRLFGAFLTWLQEKKQDVFVVATANDLSSLPPELLRKGRFDEIFFVDLPDDAEREAIWTIHLGLRKQDSKMFDLGKIVSASDGFSGSEIEQAVVAALYRALHQKTPLTTDLLVEELTHTIPLSVTRREDIDALRQTAKDRFVNVR, from the coding sequence ATGGCTTTGTCGACCAGCGTGCACGATCTTCGTACCTTGATCCGTTCCTCCCACCCCCTTGTCGTCATCGAAACGGTGGAGGAGGAACGGGTTCTGGCCTTGCTCCAATCAGTCACGGCACAAGAGCGCATGCCGCTCTTCGAGTGGTCCATCACGAGAGGGCTCACCCGTGCCGATGAGGCCCCGACTCTCAGCAAGCTGACCGCCACTCCGTTGGCGGTCCTTCAACATCTCCACGGCCTCACCGTGGAGGCGGTGTTCTGGCTGAAGGATCTCGCGCCGCACCTCCAAGACGCCGCCGTGTGCCGCCAGCTTCGGGAGGTCGCGGCGGCATACAGCCGATCTCGTGCAACCTGTGTGCTCACCGGCCAACCGATTTCGCTGCCGTTGGATCTTGAAAAACTTGCCGTGAGGCTCGATCTGAAGCTGCCTGATCGAGAGGAACTGCGGTCGATGCTGCGCGGTCTCCTTCAATCCCTGGGCCCTCGAACCCTTCCCCGCGCCCGTTCAACGACTCTCGCACAAAGCATCCTCAGTTCGATCAGCGAAGCCAAGGCAGCCGACAAGGGACCTACAACCCAGGAGGCTGACGCGATCCTCCGTGCCTTACAGGGCTTGACCCTCCATCAAGCGCGGCAAGTCATCGCGCAATGCATCGTCGAGCGTGGGACCCTTTCTGCCGAGGATGTACAGACCATCCTCAAGCGTAAGGTTCAGGCAATCAAGGATGGCGGCTTATTGGAATATTATCCTTTGGAGGACAATCGGTTTGAGTTGGGAGGATTCACCAATCTGAAGTCCTGGTTGGAACGCGCCCGAGTCGGATTTTCCGCCGAAGCCAAATCGCTCAACCTCACACCCCCTCGCGGCATCATGCTGGTCGGCGTGCCGGGCTGCGGCAAGTCGCTTGCCGCGAAGGCGATCGCACGGGAATGGAAGCTCCCGCTCCTGAAACTCGACGCAGGTCGGCTGTTCGACAAGTTCGTCGGCGAATCGGAAAAGAATTTCCACAAGGCGATTGAGATGGCGGAATCCTTGTCACCGATCGTCCTGTGGATCGATGAAATCGAGAAGGCCATGGTGGCCGGTGGAGGCAGCGGCGAAGCCGACGCGGGCTTGAGCCGCCGACTCTTCGGCGCCTTCCTCACCTGGCTGCAGGAAAAGAAGCAAGATGTGTTCGTCGTCGCCACGGCCAATGACCTATCCTCGCTGCCGCCCGAACTCCTTCGCAAGGGCCGGTTCGATGAAATCTTTTTCGTCGACTTGCCGGACGATGCAGAGCGCGAGGCCATCTGGACAATCCACCTCGGCCTGCGCAAGCAAGACAGTAAGATGTTCGACCTCGGCAAGATTGTCAGCGCCAGCGATGGTTTCAGCGGTTCGGAAATCGAGCAGGCAGTGGTGGCGGCTCTCTATCGGGCTCTCCATCAGAAAACGCCGCTCACAACCGACCTGCTGGTCGAAGAATTGACCCACACCATCCCGCTCTCCGTCACCAGGCGTGAAGACATCGATGCGCTCCGACAGACGGCCAAAGACCGATTCGTAAACGTGCGGTAA
- a CDS encoding CHAP domain-containing protein: MTTIAIATLMGCTKPAQRPDRNAFEPSTPADRVALPESPVLAQTPVVQAPEPEHHLPLLRASLPSRSAIVQSAARLVGARTITSQGRRIAYDCAGVARAIFLEHGIDLYRGPIDDPKGNGVRLIYNHVRQYGVVHQGSDVHPGDLVFFDNTWDFNGDGRLNDPLTHVGVVEHLDHDGTVVFISRVADAIARYRMNLSQPHIHKTADGRVLNDYIRRKHPTDADNTARLTGELFSFYGSLLDPQRNISLDDTFTRNQSRQRASVSAASER; the protein is encoded by the coding sequence ATGACCACAATCGCGATAGCCACCCTGATGGGATGCACCAAGCCGGCCCAGAGGCCGGACCGGAACGCCTTTGAGCCATCGACACCGGCGGATAGGGTTGCGCTGCCGGAATCACCCGTATTGGCTCAAACTCCGGTCGTGCAGGCCCCGGAGCCGGAGCATCACCTCCCTCTTCTAAGAGCGTCGCTTCCCAGCCGATCCGCCATCGTTCAGTCCGCTGCAAGACTGGTCGGCGCACGAACCATCACAAGCCAAGGCAGGCGCATCGCCTATGACTGCGCCGGAGTCGCACGCGCGATCTTCCTGGAACATGGCATCGATCTGTATCGTGGACCTATCGATGATCCCAAAGGGAATGGCGTCCGGCTTATCTACAATCACGTGCGTCAATATGGTGTTGTGCATCAAGGATCGGACGTCCACCCGGGCGACCTCGTATTCTTCGATAACACATGGGATTTCAATGGGGACGGTAGGTTGAACGATCCGCTGACCCATGTAGGCGTCGTCGAACACTTGGACCACGACGGCACCGTGGTCTTCATCAGTCGAGTCGCCGACGCGATCGCGCGCTACCGAATGAATCTGAGTCAACCTCATATTCACAAGACCGCCGACGGACGCGTATTGAACGACTACATACGGCGGAAACACCCAACCGACGCCGACAATACGGCTCGACTGACCGGCGAGCTTTTTTCATTCTATGGAAGCCTCTTAGATCCTCAGCGAAACATATCCTTGGACGACACCTTCACCCGGAATCAGAGCAGGCAGCGGGCTTCTGTCTCGGCTGCATCCGAACGATGA
- a CDS encoding DUF5069 domain-containing protein: MPHETYPRSPKALLGGIAHLGRFIDKIRLRNAGQIQDYNYITVGFDKYLTDFLGIDAKVFEQQVLAGGTDDELLAWVQANGRKRSHQEIAQWSEELLASCPKDEAARRRLEGRLKDIATKRGVPVESLPPITTWAEVIELDEERL; encoded by the coding sequence ATGCCCCATGAAACGTATCCCCGCAGCCCGAAAGCTCTTCTCGGCGGCATCGCCCACTTGGGGCGATTTATCGACAAGATTCGTCTACGCAACGCCGGGCAAATTCAGGATTACAACTACATCACGGTTGGGTTCGATAAATATTTGACCGATTTTCTGGGCATCGACGCGAAAGTATTTGAGCAGCAGGTGTTAGCCGGTGGGACGGATGATGAGTTGCTCGCCTGGGTCCAGGCCAACGGCCGCAAGCGCTCCCATCAGGAAATTGCGCAATGGTCTGAAGAGCTGCTGGCTTCCTGTCCGAAGGATGAGGCGGCTCGTCGGCGACTTGAAGGCCGCTTGAAGGATATTGCGACCAAGCGTGGTGTGCCGGTTGAATCCCTTCCACCTATTACCACGTGGGCTGAGGTTATCGAACTTGATGAAGAGCGCTTGTGA